A window from Primulina eburnea isolate SZY01 chromosome 2, ASM2296580v1, whole genome shotgun sequence encodes these proteins:
- the LOC140822716 gene encoding UDP-glycosyltransferase TURAN, with amino-acid sequence MAPRNRAAVVVLGDIGRSPRMQYHALSLARQGFLEVDIVAYGGSDPHTSLLENKSIHIHKVPQWPTVPQTFPKILRPLVLICKPIIQFLMLLWYLCIKIPAPDVFIVQNPPSVPTLVVVKWASWLRHSAFIVDWHNFGYTLLAMSLGRSSYFVAVYRWIEKHFGKMAHGSLCVTRAMQHELAQNWGIKTTVLYDQPPEFFRPSLLEERHDLFCRISKSLNQPYGLRDCISSGSAEPDSNYPITTPFTTQIDSDISLKENRPALIVSSTSWTPDEDFSMLLEAAVMYDRRVAALLHEDDSVGDETVWEEIHSGKGFAYPRLLFIITGKGPEKEKYEKILKKLSLKRVAFRTMWLSAEDYVLLLGSSDLGVCLHTSSSGLDLPMKVVDMFGCGLPVCAVSYSCIKELVETGKNGLLFSSSSELADELMMLFEGFPNRCDALQSMRTSLIERRSSSRWATEWEENAKPLIHRVISENSS; translated from the exons ATGGCGCCGAGAAATAGGGCCGCAGTGGTGGTTCTTGGTGATATTGGTCGCAGCCCGCGAATGCAATACCATGCTCTTTCTCTTGCTCGGCAG GGTTTTCTAGAGGTTGATATAGTTGCATACGGAG GTTCGGATCCCCACACTTCATTGTTAGAGAACAaatctatccatattcacaaagTG CCACAATGGCCTACAGTTCCTCAAACTTTTCCGAAGATTCTTCGTCCCTTAGTACTTATTTGCAAGCCTATTATTCAATTTCTCATGCTGCTGTGGTATCTTTGTATAAAGATACCTGCTCCTGATGTTTTCATTGTGCAG AATCCACCTTCAGTTCCTACGCTAGTGGTTGTGAAGTGGGCCAGCTGGTTGAGACATTCTGCATTCATTGTGGATTGGCATAATTTTGGATACACACTACTTGCCATGTCCCTTGGAAGGAGTAGTTATTTTGTAGCTGTATATCGATG GATAGAGAAGCACTTTGGCAAGATGGCCCATGGTTCTTTGTGTGTGACTAGAGCTATGCAACATGAATTGGCTCAGAACTGGGGTATAAA GACCACAGTTTTGTATGATCAACCTCCTGAATTTTTCCGGCCATCGTTGCTTGAGGAGAGGCATGAT TTATTTTGCAGGATTAGTAAAAGCCTCAATCAGCCATATGGCCTTCGAGATTGCATAAGTAGTG GATCAGCAGAACCAGATAGCAATTATCCTATTACAACTCCATTTACAACTCAAATCGACAGTGATATTTCCTTGAAGGAAAACAGACCTGCTCTAATTGTTAGTAGTACAAGCTG GACTCCGGATGAAGATTTTAGTATGCTTCTGGAAGCTGCTGTTATGTATGATAGGCGTGTTGCAGCACTATTACATGAGGACGACTCAGTTGGGGATGAAACTGTTTGGGAAGAAATTCATTCTGGAAAGGGATTTGCTTACCCTAGGTTGTTGTTTATCATCACTG GTAAAGGACCTGAAAAGGAAAAGTATgagaaaatattaaagaaacTTAGTCTCAAACGTGTAGCATTCCGTACCATGTGGCTGTCTGCAGAGGATTATGTGTTGCTTCTTG GTTCTTCAGACTTAGGTGTCTGCCTCCACACATCCTCATCAGGGTTGGATCTACCCATGAAG GTTGTGGATATGTTTGGCTGTGGACTGCCAGTCTGTGCTGTTTCTTATTCGTG CATCAAGGAGCTGGTAGAAACTGGAAAGAATGGCCTCCTTTTCTCGTCATCCTCAGAACTTGCTGATGAACTCATG ATGCTGTTTGAGGGTTTCCCTAACAGATGTGATGCTTTACAATCGATGAGGACAAGTTTGATTGAAAGGAGATCTTCATCTAGGTGGGCAACAGAATGGGAGGAGAATGCCAAGCCCTTAATTCATCGG GTTATCTCTGAGAACTCCAGCTGA
- the LOC140822714 gene encoding probable serine/threonine-protein kinase WNK11 isoform X2, giving the protein MPSMSSDLADPDKEPFVEVDPTGRYGRYNELLGSGAVKKVYRAFDQEEGIEVAWNQVKLRNFYGDEAMINRLYSEVRLLKTLKNKNIIALYSVWPDEKRNTLNFITEVCTSGNLREYRKKHKQVSIKALKKWSRQILNGLHYMHTQEPCVIHRDLNCSNVFINGNIGQVKIGDLGLAAIVGKNHSAHSLLGTPEFMAPELYEENYTELIDIYSFGMCLLEMATLELPYTECDNVAKIYKKVTSGVRPQAMNKVKDPEVKAFIEKCLAQPRARPSAADLLKDPFFDGINNDDDE; this is encoded by the exons ATGCCCAGTATGAGTTCTGATCTTGCTGATCCAGATAAGGAGCCTTTTGTGGAAGTCGATCCCACGGGTCGATATGGTAGGTATAACGAGCTTCTTGGGTCTGGGGCGGTGAAAAAAGTTTATAGAGCATTTGACCAAGAAGAAGGTATAGAGGTGGCATGGAACCAGGTGAAATTGCGAAACTTCTATGGAGATGAAGCCATGATAAACCGATTATATTCTGAGGTTCGATTATTGAAGACCTTGAAAAACAAGAACATCATTGCGTTATACTCGGTTTGGCCAGATGAAAAAAGGAACACGTTGAACTTTATCACCGAAGTTTGTACATCAGGGAATTTGAGGGAGTATAGGAAGAAACACAAGCAAGTTTCGATTAAGGCGTTGAAGAAGTGGTCAAGGCAAATTCTTAATGGTTTGCACTACATGCATACTCAGGAGCCTTGCGTGATTCACAGGGATCTCAATTGTAGCAATGTCTTTATTAATGGAAACATCGGGCAG GTGAAAATTGGCGATTTGGGCTTGGCTGCAATAGTTGGGAAAAACCACTCAGCACACTCATTACTTGGGACACCAGAATTTATGGCACCGGAGCTCTATGAGGAAAATTACACCGAGCTAATAGACATATACTCATTCGGCATGTGCTTGCTCGAGATGGCAACTCTTGAATTACCTTACACAGAATGTGACAATGTTGCCAAGATATACAAAAAAGTAACTTCCGGTGTGAGGCCTCAAGCCATGAACAAAGTCAAGGATCCAGAGGTGAAAGCATTTATCGAGAAATGTTTGGCTCAGCCGAGAGCTAGGCCATCAGCTGCTGATCTTCTTAAAGATCCATTTTTTGATGGAATAAATAATGATGACGACGAATAA
- the LOC140822714 gene encoding probable serine/threonine-protein kinase WNK11 isoform X1: MFRTKTSGKSGGFRHSYGIENSQKGFDFLMPSMSSDLADPDKEPFVEVDPTGRYGRYNELLGSGAVKKVYRAFDQEEGIEVAWNQVKLRNFYGDEAMINRLYSEVRLLKTLKNKNIIALYSVWPDEKRNTLNFITEVCTSGNLREYRKKHKQVSIKALKKWSRQILNGLHYMHTQEPCVIHRDLNCSNVFINGNIGQVKIGDLGLAAIVGKNHSAHSLLGTPEFMAPELYEENYTELIDIYSFGMCLLEMATLELPYTECDNVAKIYKKVTSGVRPQAMNKVKDPEVKAFIEKCLAQPRARPSAADLLKDPFFDGINNDDDE, from the exons ATGTTTCGCACGAAAACTTCGGGGAAAAGCGGTGGTTTCCGTCATTCATACGGCATCGAGAATTCGCAAAAGGGCTTTGATTTTTTG ATGCCCAGTATGAGTTCTGATCTTGCTGATCCAGATAAGGAGCCTTTTGTGGAAGTCGATCCCACGGGTCGATATGGTAGGTATAACGAGCTTCTTGGGTCTGGGGCGGTGAAAAAAGTTTATAGAGCATTTGACCAAGAAGAAGGTATAGAGGTGGCATGGAACCAGGTGAAATTGCGAAACTTCTATGGAGATGAAGCCATGATAAACCGATTATATTCTGAGGTTCGATTATTGAAGACCTTGAAAAACAAGAACATCATTGCGTTATACTCGGTTTGGCCAGATGAAAAAAGGAACACGTTGAACTTTATCACCGAAGTTTGTACATCAGGGAATTTGAGGGAGTATAGGAAGAAACACAAGCAAGTTTCGATTAAGGCGTTGAAGAAGTGGTCAAGGCAAATTCTTAATGGTTTGCACTACATGCATACTCAGGAGCCTTGCGTGATTCACAGGGATCTCAATTGTAGCAATGTCTTTATTAATGGAAACATCGGGCAG GTGAAAATTGGCGATTTGGGCTTGGCTGCAATAGTTGGGAAAAACCACTCAGCACACTCATTACTTGGGACACCAGAATTTATGGCACCGGAGCTCTATGAGGAAAATTACACCGAGCTAATAGACATATACTCATTCGGCATGTGCTTGCTCGAGATGGCAACTCTTGAATTACCTTACACAGAATGTGACAATGTTGCCAAGATATACAAAAAAGTAACTTCCGGTGTGAGGCCTCAAGCCATGAACAAAGTCAAGGATCCAGAGGTGAAAGCATTTATCGAGAAATGTTTGGCTCAGCCGAGAGCTAGGCCATCAGCTGCTGATCTTCTTAAAGATCCATTTTTTGATGGAATAAATAATGATGACGACGAATAA